The Leadbettera azotonutricia ZAS-9 genome has a window encoding:
- a CDS encoding FGGY-family carbohydrate kinase — MERYVLGLDNGGTVIKAGLFTAAGKEIAVASRQTAVLTPKPGYTERDMDELWEQNCACIRQVLFDSGTAPESVIGIGVCGHGKGLYPWGKNGKPAYNGIISTDNRAWQYPEKWKREGTFEKLYPRLCQQIMPCQPVSLLAWIKDHEPQVYESIQWAFSVTDYVRFRLTGEAFSEATNISGSGLMNVRDAKIDKDMLEAFGIGEAYAMLPPVRYSADPCGKLSAEAAGITGLAEGTPVAGGMFDIDSCAIAMSITKSEQFCTITGTWSINEFIAPAPITGTCIAMNSLYAMPGWYLLEESSATGVGNLEWLIKNIFEHEEVPAGKKLYSWLDEQAALIAPEACDVYFLPFLYGSNRHALAKASFIGLTSYHTKYHMLRSLYEGAAFSAKHHIDKLLSVRKKPEAVRLAGGAANSKLWVQIFADVLELPIETVSSVKELGAMGAGMAAAVSAGIFKDYAEATEAMVRISPPVKPNPDAFAVYRKKYETYTKTCDALDQVWEKFEV, encoded by the coding sequence ATGGAAAGATATGTTCTTGGCCTTGATAACGGCGGCACGGTGATCAAGGCAGGGCTTTTTACCGCAGCAGGCAAAGAAATTGCAGTGGCTTCCCGGCAGACAGCGGTGCTTACCCCCAAGCCGGGATACACCGAACGGGATATGGATGAACTCTGGGAGCAGAACTGCGCCTGTATACGCCAGGTACTTTTTGATTCAGGGACAGCTCCGGAATCCGTAATCGGGATAGGCGTATGCGGCCACGGCAAAGGGCTCTACCCCTGGGGGAAAAACGGAAAGCCTGCGTACAACGGCATTATCTCCACTGACAACCGGGCCTGGCAGTATCCTGAAAAATGGAAGCGGGAAGGAACTTTTGAAAAACTCTACCCAAGGCTCTGCCAGCAGATCATGCCATGCCAGCCTGTTTCCCTTCTGGCATGGATAAAGGATCATGAGCCCCAAGTCTATGAATCAATCCAGTGGGCGTTTTCGGTAACCGACTATGTGCGCTTCAGGCTGACAGGCGAAGCCTTTAGCGAGGCAACCAATATTTCAGGCTCCGGCCTTATGAATGTGAGGGATGCTAAAATCGACAAGGACATGCTGGAGGCTTTTGGGATAGGCGAGGCCTATGCAATGCTGCCCCCCGTTAGGTATTCGGCAGACCCCTGCGGGAAGCTGAGCGCAGAAGCCGCCGGGATTACAGGCCTTGCAGAGGGGACCCCGGTTGCGGGGGGAATGTTCGACATAGATTCCTGCGCCATTGCCATGTCCATCACCAAATCGGAACAGTTCTGCACTATAACCGGTACCTGGAGCATCAACGAATTCATCGCCCCCGCGCCGATAACCGGAACCTGTATCGCCATGAATTCACTTTATGCGATGCCGGGCTGGTATCTTTTGGAAGAGTCCAGCGCCACAGGGGTTGGAAATCTTGAGTGGCTCATCAAAAACATCTTTGAACATGAAGAAGTACCTGCGGGGAAAAAGCTCTACTCCTGGCTCGATGAACAGGCAGCACTGATTGCCCCCGAGGCATGCGATGTTTATTTCCTCCCCTTCCTCTACGGTTCCAATCGTCATGCTCTGGCAAAGGCAAGCTTTATCGGCCTTACAAGCTATCACACCAAATACCACATGCTGAGATCCCTCTACGAGGGAGCGGCTTTTTCTGCCAAGCATCATATTGATAAATTGCTTTCTGTGCGCAAAAAGCCCGAGGCGGTTCGCCTCGCCGGCGGGGCCGCCAATTCAAAACTGTGGGTGCAGATTTTTGCCGATGTGCTGGAGCTGCCCATAGAAACAGTAAGCTCCGTAAAAGAGCTGGGGGCTATGGGGGCGGGCATGGCTGCAGCAGTCTCTGCGGGAATCTTCAAAGATTATGCAGAAGCTACAGAAGCCATGGTGAGGATTTCCCCGCCTGTCAAACCTAACCCCGACGCCTTCGCCGTATACCGAAAAAAATATGAAACCTATACGAAAACCTGCGATGCCCTGGATCAAGTCTGGGAAAAGTTCGAGGTTTAA
- a CDS encoding L-ribulose-5-phosphate 3-epimerase has product MMKPYQLGLYEKSMPGSLSIEEKLQETGNASFDYLELSIDETDEKLARLEWGKDEISAINRAAEESGIPVKSICLSGHRKFPMGDPDAETRGKSLSIMERALTLAARLGVRIIQIAGYDVYYKKSTEETKKFFAENLEKSVHLAAREGVILAFETMETPFIDTVEKAMNWVKKFPSPYLQVYPDTGNITNAALLYGTTVPGDIEKASGHLAALHLKESKPGIYREVPYGEGHVNFGEAIAAAWREGCRRYVAEFWHSAPKSGEADRWRTILHDNSIYLRDILDKAVVDTAEKYR; this is encoded by the coding sequence ATGATGAAACCATACCAGCTGGGGCTTTACGAAAAAAGCATGCCCGGCTCATTAAGCATTGAGGAAAAGCTGCAGGAAACAGGGAATGCGAGTTTTGATTACCTTGAACTTTCCATTGATGAAACTGATGAAAAGCTCGCTCGCCTGGAATGGGGAAAGGATGAAATCAGCGCCATTAACCGTGCTGCAGAAGAATCGGGCATCCCCGTCAAATCAATCTGCCTGAGCGGCCACCGCAAGTTTCCCATGGGCGATCCTGACGCTGAAACAAGAGGTAAAAGCCTTTCCATTATGGAGCGGGCCCTCACGCTGGCTGCACGGCTGGGAGTACGCATCATTCAGATTGCGGGCTACGATGTGTACTACAAGAAATCCACAGAGGAAACCAAGAAATTCTTTGCCGAAAATCTTGAAAAGTCTGTTCATTTAGCTGCCCGCGAAGGGGTTATACTGGCCTTTGAAACTATGGAAACCCCTTTTATTGATACGGTGGAAAAAGCCATGAATTGGGTAAAAAAATTCCCCTCCCCCTATTTGCAGGTTTATCCTGATACAGGAAACATCACCAATGCGGCCCTGCTATATGGTACAACAGTGCCCGGAGATATTGAAAAAGCCTCAGGTCATCTTGCAGCCCTGCACCTTAAAGAATCAAAGCCCGGGATCTACCGGGAAGTCCCCTATGGCGAGGGCCATGTTAATTTCGGAGAAGCCATAGCTGCCGCATGGCGTGAGGGGTGCAGGCGCTATGTTGCAGAGTTCTGGCATTCTGCTCCAAAAAGCGGGGAGGCTGATCGTTGGCGCACTATTTTACATGACAATAGCATATATCTGAGAGATATACTGGATAAGGCGGTAGTTGATACAGCAGAAAAATACAGGTAG